CTCCACGCTGTCGGCTCGGTGCTCGCGGTGCGGCGTCGACGCCCGCCTACGTGTCGGCGCCCGCCGGTTCCTCGGGTTGGGCCCACGGGCGCCTGGAGAAGGCGGCATTGAGCTCGATTTACGGCGCCCGGTAATGAAGCGCGTTCAGGCGGTTTCATGTGGATCGGTCGACGTCGCCAGAAGCCGGGGTCCGGCTCCAGGTTCTTCTTGCGATGTGCCCCTCGGGTGGCGGACCGCCTACTTCGCTGGCACTTCGGCATGGGGACCGCTGGGACGCGTGTGTGGGTGCATTCGCTGTCCGAGTGCGTCGGATGCGGCCCTTGTGAGGTTCTTGTCCGCCTCTGCGATGAACTGATTGAACAGGGCGACCGCTTCAGGCCCGGCACCTTCCGGGGAACCGGCGTCGAACGGCGGCTTCGGGTCGTATTCCATAGCGAGCTGGGAGAACTTCGCCGCCTGTTCGCCGAGAAGGTGGGCGACAAGTGTGAGGCCGAAATCGATGCCGGCGGTCACACCACCCCCGGAGAACCTGTTCCGATCGACGCAGACGCGTTCCGTCGATACCTCGACGCCCAGCTGTGCCAGCTGGGCGCGTGTGGACCAGTGAGTCGCCGCACGATAGCCGTCGAGCAGCCCCGCGGCGGCGAGGACGATTGATCCGGTGCAGACCGAGGTGATGTACGAGGCCCTCGCACCGCGGTCAGCGAGGAATGCGATGGTCTTGTTGTCGAGCATCGGGCCCTCGACAAACCCTCCGGGCACGAACAGGACGTCCAGCTGGGAGGGACAGTCGTCGAATGTCGTGGTCGGTGCGATGGCGATCCCGCTGTCGGTGAGAACCGGTTCGAGGGTTTCGGCGACCAGGTGGCAATTCATGCCCGCGCCTGCGAAGGCCGTGTGCGGACCGATGAAATCGAGTGCGGTGTGACCGTTGAAGAGAAGCATGGCGACTTGGAGTGGCCGCGCAGGTTCTGGAGTTGCTTCGTGGCTCATGAGAATCACGGTAATGATCGCCGCACTCACAATCGAGTGGCAGTTCTGACAACATGTGCTATTTTCCCGCCATGGTATCTCCCGCGCGCCCCGACACGGCGGTCAGAAACGTCGCTGTCCTGGCCTTGAACGGCGTCGTGACCTTCGACCTCGGCGTCCCGCTCCTGGTCTTCGGTGCCCTGCCCGACCGGTACCGCATCACCGTGTGCGCGCCCGAACCGGGACCAGTGCCCACGTTCGACGGCTTTTCCCTCGGCGCGGAACGCGGACTCGAGGAGCTGGACCGCTGCCACACCCTGGTCGTGCCCGGGTACGACCTGGACAGGCCGCTTCCGACTGCTGCTCTCCTGGCGCTGCGCAGGGCCCACACCGCCGGCGTCAGGATGGTGTCCATCTGTTCGGGAGTTTTCGCCCTGGCCGAGGCCGGCCTGCTCAACGGGCTCACCGTCACTACGCACTGGCGCGCAGCGGATCACCTGGCCAGGGGATATCCGGACGTGACGGTGGCCCCTGACGTGCTCTACTTCGACCACGGCCAGATCCTGACCTCGGCCGGCGCGTCCGCGGGAATCGACCTCTGCCTTCACATCGTCCGCCGTGACCACGGTGCGGCCACCGCGAACGCCGCGGCCAGACTTGCGGTGGCCGCACCGCACCGGGTCGGGGGCCAGAGCCAGTACATCAAGCGATCCATACCTCACACGTCCGGTCAGTCGCTCACCCGGACCCGGGATTGGGCACTGCGTCATCTCAGCGAGGAACTGCCCGTCCGCCGGCTGGCCAAGCATGCGGGCCTTTCTGAGCGCACGTTCGCGCGCCGCTTCGTAGAAGAGGCGGGAGTCTCACCGACACAGTGGCTGCTGACCGCCCGGATCGATCTCGCCAAACATCTTCTCGAATCCTGCGATCACAGCATCGACGAAGTGGCCCGGCGTGCCGGGCTAGGCACCGCCGCCAATCTCCGTGCCCGCTTCCGTAAAGCCACTGCCACCAGTCCGACCGCTTATCGGAAGACCTTCGGCCGGTAAGTTCATGCCGGGGCAATCACGACGGTCAGGTTAAGGCCCGACGGCGACGAAGATGCGATGGGCCGTGACGTCAGTGTTGTTGAACAGGCGGATGAAACCAAACCTGCTGACTTCAGGTGCGTTGCGGCGGAAGAAGCCCTATTCGTGTCCGCGGTGGAAGTCAGCGGCGTGGTCGCCGCGGGTGCCGGCGTAGAGACCGGGGCCGTACAGGTAGGGCATGCGATCGTT
Above is a window of Streptomyces sp. NBC_01498 DNA encoding:
- a CDS encoding DJ-1/PfpI family protein; protein product: MSHEATPEPARPLQVAMLLFNGHTALDFIGPHTAFAGAGMNCHLVAETLEPVLTDSGIAIAPTTTFDDCPSQLDVLFVPGGFVEGPMLDNKTIAFLADRGARASYITSVCTGSIVLAAAGLLDGYRAATHWSTRAQLAQLGVEVSTERVCVDRNRFSGGGVTAGIDFGLTLVAHLLGEQAAKFSQLAMEYDPKPPFDAGSPEGAGPEAVALFNQFIAEADKNLTRAASDALGQRMHPHTRPSGPHAEVPAK
- a CDS encoding helix-turn-helix domain-containing protein, translated to MVSPARPDTAVRNVAVLALNGVVTFDLGVPLLVFGALPDRYRITVCAPEPGPVPTFDGFSLGAERGLEELDRCHTLVVPGYDLDRPLPTAALLALRRAHTAGVRMVSICSGVFALAEAGLLNGLTVTTHWRAADHLARGYPDVTVAPDVLYFDHGQILTSAGASAGIDLCLHIVRRDHGAATANAAARLAVAAPHRVGGQSQYIKRSIPHTSGQSLTRTRDWALRHLSEELPVRRLAKHAGLSERTFARRFVEEAGVSPTQWLLTARIDLAKHLLESCDHSIDEVARRAGLGTAANLRARFRKATATSPTAYRKTFGR